Proteins encoded within one genomic window of Burkholderiaceae bacterium:
- a CDS encoding Iron-sulfur cluster assembly scaffold protein IscU has product MAGAATVPGVGVETVAQIRNDTYSARIVDHYENPRNVGSFNSEDRGIGTGVIGAPASGEVMKLQIKVDPARGLIEDARFKVYGSGPAIAACSLLTEWVKGKTLEQAAALKNSQIARELELPPAKVHCAIAAEDALKAAIADYRRKNGAASGTMTGAKD; this is encoded by the coding sequence ATGGCGGGTGCCGCGACCGTGCCGGGCGTCGGAGTGGAGACCGTAGCGCAAATACGCAACGACACGTACTCCGCAAGGATCGTCGACCACTACGAGAATCCGCGCAACGTGGGATCGTTCAATTCCGAAGATCGTGGCATAGGCACCGGTGTGATCGGGGCACCGGCGTCTGGCGAAGTGATGAAGCTGCAGATCAAGGTGGACCCTGCGCGCGGCCTGATTGAGGACGCGCGCTTCAAGGTCTACGGCTCCGGCCCGGCGATCGCAGCCTGTTCGCTGTTGACCGAGTGGGTGAAGGGCAAGACGCTGGAACAAGCCGCCGCATTGAAGAACAGCCAGATCGCGCGTGAATTGGAGCTGCCGCCAGCCAAGGTTCACTGCGCGATTGCGGCAGAGGATGCGCTGAAGGCGGCGATCGCGGACTATCGGCGCAAGAACGGTGCCGCGTCGGGCACAATGACGGGAGCAAAGGACTGA
- a CDS encoding Iron-sulfur cluster assembly iron binding protein IscA, which translates to MAVTLTEAAARHVSHSITERGKGIGVRLGVKNTGCSGLAYQLDYVDEPAPEDIVFETHGIKLMVDPKNLAFIDGTELDYVRDGLNEGFKFNNPHERDRCGCGESFRV; encoded by the coding sequence ATGGCAGTGACCCTGACCGAAGCCGCGGCGCGGCATGTCTCGCATTCGATTACCGAGCGTGGCAAGGGAATCGGCGTGCGCCTGGGCGTGAAGAACACGGGCTGCTCTGGTCTGGCGTACCAGCTCGACTATGTGGACGAGCCGGCGCCCGAGGACATCGTGTTCGAGACCCATGGCATCAAGCTGATGGTCGATCCGAAGAACCTGGCGTTCATCGACGGGACCGAACTCGACTATGTCCGCGACGGCCTGAACGAGGGCTTCAAGTTCAACAATCCGCATGAGCGCGACCGCTGCGGCTGCGGCGAGAGTTTCCGTGTCTAG
- a CDS encoding DNA polymerase III epsilon subunit, whose product MTRQIVLDTETTGLSAEGGDRIIEIGCVELVARRLTGNNRHFYLNPGRDSHEDALKVHGISNEFLRDKPLFAAVADDLLAYLQGAELIIHNAPFDVGFLNKELELIGQPRITQFAAAVTDTLAMAKQMFPGKRNSLDALCDRLGVDNSGRTLHGALLDAELLADVYINLTRGQEALLIDLGGSEHRAAAAPPEDLRRYDLPVLQPSENERAAHEQVLIELDKASAGKTLWRKPPDVGAVA is encoded by the coding sequence GTGACCCGGCAGATCGTGCTGGACACCGAGACCACCGGCCTTTCGGCCGAGGGCGGCGACCGCATCATCGAGATCGGCTGCGTCGAACTGGTGGCGCGCCGGCTCACCGGCAACAACCGGCATTTCTACCTGAACCCGGGCCGCGACAGCCACGAGGATGCATTGAAGGTCCACGGCATCAGCAACGAGTTCCTGCGTGACAAGCCGCTGTTTGCCGCAGTCGCCGACGATTTGCTGGCCTATCTGCAGGGGGCCGAGCTGATCATCCACAACGCGCCGTTCGACGTCGGCTTCCTGAACAAGGAGCTCGAACTGATCGGACAGCCGCGCATAACCCAATTCGCCGCTGCGGTCACCGACACGCTGGCGATGGCCAAGCAGATGTTTCCCGGCAAGCGCAATTCGCTCGACGCGCTGTGCGACCGGCTCGGCGTCGATAATTCGGGCCGCACGCTGCACGGCGCGCTGCTCGACGCGGAACTGCTGGCCGACGTGTACATCAACCTCACACGCGGCCAGGAAGCGCTGCTGATCGACCTGGGCGGCAGCGAGCACAGAGCGGCCGCGGCGCCGCCCGAGGATCTGCGCCGCTACGACCTGCCGGTGCTGCAGCCGAGCGAAAACGAACGGGCCGCGCATGAACAAGTGCTGATCGAACTCGACAAGGCCAGTGCCGGCAAGACCTTGTGGCGCAAGCCGCCCGATGTTGGCGCTGTGGCATAA
- a CDS encoding ElaB protein: MPDLTGTNKDKLISDVRVVIADAEELLRMTASQASESTAALRQKIDAGLTRVRGDLARFQDAAVVKAKAAGRATDDYVHDNPWKAIGAAAGIGLLLGMLIGRR, translated from the coding sequence ATGCCCGATTTGACCGGAACCAACAAGGACAAGCTGATCAGCGACGTGCGCGTCGTGATTGCCGACGCGGAGGAGCTGCTGCGGATGACGGCCAGCCAGGCGAGCGAGAGCACGGCGGCGCTGCGCCAGAAGATCGATGCCGGGCTGACCCGGGTGCGCGGCGACCTCGCCCGGTTCCAGGATGCGGCGGTCGTGAAAGCCAAGGCCGCCGGCCGCGCGACCGACGACTACGTGCACGACAACCCGTGGAAGGCGATCGGTGCCGCAGCCGGCATCGGGCTGCTGCTGGGCATGCTGATCGGCCGTCGCTGA